ATGTAGATACAATTTACAGCAAAGCTTATTTGCGTCATTTATTCCATGCTCAGGAATTGCTTGCCATGCAAATTGCTTCCATCCATAATTTAGCTTTCTATTTGTGGCTGGTAGGCGAAGCTCGTAAACATATCATTGCCGGTGATTTTTCTACGTGGAAGCCGATGATGGTGAAACGTGTATCTACAAGATTATGAGAAGAATTAAGTGGAAGATATTGAAAAATGCAAGACTGTCTGAGGATAAATTTCTGAAGCGGCTGGATTGGTATATCATTAAGAAATTCTTGGGTACGTATGTCTTTGCCATCGCTTTAATTATCTCTATTGCAGTTGTATTTGACTTTAATGAAAAGATGGATCGTTTCATGTCGCATGAAGCGCCATGGAATGCTATAGTTTTCGATTATTATCTAAATTTCATTCCCTATTTTGCTAATTTGTTCAGCCCGTTGTTCGTCTTTATTGCAGTAATCTTCTTTACTTCCAAATTAGCAGAAAATTCGGAAATCATAGCTATGTTTTCCACAGGCATGAGTTTTAGACGTATGTTGCGTCCTTATATGGTATCTGCAGCTATAATTGCAGTTATAACTTTCTGTTTGGGATCTTATATAATACCCAAAGGTAGTGTGACACGAATCAATTTTGAAGACAAGTATTACAAACCCCGAAAGGCAAATACTGCGCGTAATATTCAGTTGGAAGTCGATTCCGGGGTAATTGCTTATATTGAACGCTTTGAAGATTATAGTAAAACGGGATATCGTTTCTCTTTGGACAAGTTCAGGGACAAGCAGTTAGTTTCTCATCTCACGGCTCGCTCCATAACTTATGATACGACTTCCGTGCATAAATGGATTGTAAAAGACTATATGATTCGTGCAATGGATGGTATGAAAGAAAGCATCACGAAGGGTGATCGCATTGATACAACTCTTTTTATGGAGCCAGCAGACTTTCTGATTATGAAGAATCAGCAGGAAATGTTGACCAGTCCTCAGTTGAGTGAATATATTGACAGACAGCGTCAGCGTGGTTTTGCCAATATCAAAGAATTTGAGATAGAGTATCATAAACGTATTGCGATGTCATTTGCATCTTTTATTTTGACATTGATCGGGGTTTCTTTGTCATCGAAAAAAACTAAGGGGGGAATGGGACTTCATTTGGGGATAGGTTTGGCATTAAGTTTCTCCTATATTTTATTTCAGACGATTGCCTCCACATTCGCAGTAAATGGCAATGTGCCTCCGGTCATTGCCATATGGATACCTAATGTGCTTTATGCATTTGTGGCGCTTTACCTATATCGGAAAGCACCAAAATAGCTGATGATTATCAAGGGGTATGCACAAAATTTAATTAAAATAAAGAAGCCCCTCCCGCACGTGTGAGAACACTTGAGCGAGAAGGGCTTTTTGTTGTATTCGTTTCCTCTTTTGTTCTGCTCTCTTTTGCCAAACTTCAGTGTATATCTGGTCTGTTTAGAGAGCATGTCGCTTTCTTCTTACAAGCTTTCCCTAATTTTTCATACTCTTTTTCAGAGAATGATGTTTGAGGTCAAGTAAGCAGAAAGTTCTGCAGCAGAGATGTTTTTGGCAATAATAACACCATTATCATCCAGTAAATAGTTAGTAAATCCTTGGCCTAAACGATACATTTTAAATAGGCTTGAATATTCACCTTTAGTTTCCACGAAACAAATGGGTGTAACTATTTGGTCCTTACGAATGGTTTCTTCAAATATAGACTGATACTTGTCAAATGAAATAGAAACCATTTCCACATTACTACGGGAAGTGGAACGAAGTGCATTGCTTAAACTTGCGTTTTGCATCCGGGAATGCGCATCGTAACTTGCCCAAAAACTAAGCACTACATACTTGCCTTTCAAATCGGAAAGACCAGCTTTAAATTGCTCAGCCAACATAGATTGGAGTTTGAAGTCCGGGGCTATGTCACCCACATTTAAACCTCCGGCGGTTTTGTCTTTTTCTACAAAAGAAGTCAAGGAACTTATTAGTAATACAACAAAAATCCATTTTACATATCTCATGCAATACGGTTTTGGTTAATACTATCCGGGACTGTCCTTCAACAGCGATTTCTTCCCGAAACATTGTCTTTTCAGACTTTGCAATAGATAGAATCCATTGATAGTCAAAGTCTTTAATCCTGAAATCGACTGCAAAGGTAAGTATTTCTTAATTTAACTTCCAAATAAACAAGCAAATTTCTTACTTTTTGCATGCCTTTTTTTATGTTATTTAGCATAAATAATCGGTATTTCATCCACTTCTGCCATATAAAATAGGTTGTAGTTGGGGAATAAGTGAGTATAAATTTCCTTATGCATCCGATTTGTAGTACTTTTGTGGTCAATTATTTCTCAAAATAGATAATTTATGCAACCATTGAATACCGAACTCATTCTTATCCGTATTACGGGTGAAGATCGCCCAGGATTGACATCTTCCGTTACTGAAATATTGGCTAAATATGATGCGACAATTCTTGATATTGGCCAGGCAGACATACATAATACTCTTTCTTTAGGCATATTATGTAAAACGGAAGAGCAACATTCCGGCTTTATTATGAAAGAGTTACTTTTCAAAGCTTCTTCTTTGGGAGTAACTGTGCGCTTTTACCCTATTACAACTAAAGAATATGAAGATTGGGTAAATATGCAAGGGAAGAATCGGTATATTCTTACTTTATTGGGACGTAAATTGTCTGCCCGACAGATTTCAGCCGTCACCCGTATTCTTTCGGAACAGGGAATGAACATTGATGCCATTAAACGTCTGACCGGACGTATCCCTTTGAATGAATGTGAATCGCATACAAAGGCATGTATCGAGTTTTCCGTTCGTGGTACTCCAAAAGACAGAATCGGTATGCAGGAGCAACTGATGCAACTGGCAACAGATCTGGAAATGGACTTTTCTTTTCAATTGGATAATATGTATCGCCGAATGCGCCGCTTAATCTGTTTTGATATGGATTCTACATTGATTGAGACGGAAGTTATTGATGAATTAGCCATACGTGCAGGTGTTGGAGACAAGGTAAAGGCGATTACTGAACGTGCCATGAGAGGCGAAATTGACTTTATAGAAAGCTTCCGTGAAAGAGTAGCTTTATTGAAAGGACTGGACGAATCTGTTATGCAGGAAATAGCAGAGAAGCTTCCCATTACTGAAGGTGTAGATCGTTTGATGTATGTTCTGAAAAAATATGGTTATAAGATAGCCATTCTTTCTGGAGGATTCACCTATTTCGGAGAGTATTTACAAAAAAAGTATGGAATTGACTATGTATATGCTAATGAATTGGAAATTGAAAATGGAAAACTGACCGGACGCTACCTTGGAGATGTAGTGGACGGCAAGCGAAAGGCAGAACTTCTGCGCTTGATCGCCCAAGTAGAGAAAGTGGACATTGCGCAGACCATTGCCGTGGGGGACGGTGCTAATGATCTGCCGATGCTCGGAATTGCCGGATTAGGAATAGCCTTTCATGCAAAGCCCAAAGTTGTGGCAAATGCAAAACAATCTATTAACACAATAGGCCTTGATGGAGTTCTATATTTTTTAGGATTCAAAGATTCATATATTGATGTACCCAAATAATACTTACAACGAAATAGATTGTATTTTGGCTTTATAAATTTAAGTAAACTTAATAGAATTGCGTGTAATTTGCACTATCTTTGCGAAAAATAAAAAGAAACATGAAGTTTTCCGAACTACAACTAAATGACCAAGTACTTGATGCGCTGGATGCAATGCGCTTTGATGAGTGTACTCCTATACAAGAAAAATCTATCCCTGTCATACTCGAAGGTCGGGATCTGATTGCCGTAGCACAGACCGGGACAGGAAAAACTGCCGCATATCTATTACCTGTGCTCAACAATCTGTCGGAGGGCAAGCATCCTGAAGACTCTATCAACTGCATAATAATGTCTCCTACCCGTGAATTGGCTCAACAAATAGACCAGCAAATGGAAGGTTTTTCTTATTTTATGCCGGTAAGTAGTGTTGCCGTATATGGTGGCAATGATGGCATCTTATTTGAACAGCAAAAAAAAGGATTGACCTTGGGAGCTGATGTCGTAATTGCCACTCCAGGGCGCTTGATTGCTCACCTAAGTCTGGGATATGTGGATCTTTCGCGCGTCACCTATTTTATTCTGGATGAAGCAGACCGTATGCTTGACATGGGATTTTATGACGATATTATGCAAATTGTAAAGTTTCTGCCCAAAGAACGGCAAACAATTATGTTTTCTGCGACCATGCCGACAAAAATACAACAATTGGCAAACAATATTCTGAATAATCCTGCAGAAGTAAAATTGGCAGTTTCCAAACCTGCTGACAAGATTGTGCAGGCAGCCTATGTATGTTATGAAAATCAGAAGTTGGGTATTATCCGTAATCTTTTTGCTGAGCAAACACCGGAACGCGTTATAATCTTTGCTTCTTCCAAATTGAAAGTAAAAGAAGTAACGAAGGCTCTGAAACAGATGAAATTGAATGTCGGAGAAATGCATTCAGACTTAGAACAAGCACAGCGTGAAGATGTAATGTATGAATTTAAAGCAGGGCGGATCAATATTCTTGTAGCTACAGATATTGTTGCAAGAGGTATTGACATAGATGATATTCGTTTGGTGATCAATTATGATGTGCCCCATGACAGTGAAGACTATGTACATCGTATAGGTCGTACGGCACGTGCCAACAATGATGGTGTAGCCTTAACTTTTATAAGCGAGAAAGAGCAAACGAACTTTAAGAATATTGAGAAATTTCTGGAAAAGGACATTTATAAGATTCCTGTTCCAGAAGAATTGGGTGAAGCACCTGAATATAGACCTCGGTCAGGTGCATCAGGCGAAAACAGGGGTAATAATGGAGGCAGGAAAAAAAACAAAAACAACCGCAATTATAAGCCTAAATCTCAGCATTCATAAAGAAAAGAAATAAAATAAAAAGCGGTTTATTCCGCTTTTTTTATGTTTAACTTATTATTGAAATCTATTGTTATATTTACCAGATTAAAAACAGAACTTTCCGGAATACGGAGAATAGCCTGATAGTGATAGCCTCTACTGTTGACTCCCGTAAAATTCATATCCGAAAGTATCGTCTGGTTCAAAAGTCCTTCAGGAAATACATTTGCAAACATCTTCTTGGTGATATCCTGACCATATAGCATTTTTCGTCCTTCATACACACAGATGTGTACAACATTATCATAATAGACATTATCCACGCTATATCCATTTTCAGAGTAAGAAGTTTTGGTTACTTTCATCTTCGATGGATTAATATACACATATCCCCTGTAACGCGTATCTTTGTACATCACAATGCTGTCTTTTTTTATCACCCCAGGCGTTGCAGGAATTATTTCCACTTCCCGATTGGTGAATGCCAAAGAATCTTCTGCGTTTTCTGATTTATGCATTTTTATAATTTCGTCTGCCAATGAATGAAACCAAAAACTATATTCTGTTTGCTTGTCTATCTTATAAGTAATCGGTTCGTTTCCATAAACATAGATGGTATCGTGAATTATTTTAAAAGCCACGGGAGCATTCTGTGGGTCAGCATAATAAATTGTATCTCCTTCAATACGCATCAGAGGCATTTCTGTATCTTCTTCCACCCAGATCCCTTGCAATATTTTTTTAGCGGCAAGGTCTTCTTCGGCAGGTTTTACATTTTTACTATTGCTACTGCATGCAGCCAACAAAATGATAAAACATAGTCCAATAGCATATTTTTTCATGATTTGTTTTTCACTTTATTTACCAATGCAATGATAGACAAATC
Above is a window of Bacteroides helcogenes P 36-108 DNA encoding:
- a CDS encoding LptF/LptG family permease, producing MRRIKWKILKNARLSEDKFLKRLDWYIIKKFLGTYVFAIALIISIAVVFDFNEKMDRFMSHEAPWNAIVFDYYLNFIPYFANLFSPLFVFIAVIFFTSKLAENSEIIAMFSTGMSFRRMLRPYMVSAAIIAVITFCLGSYIIPKGSVTRINFEDKYYKPRKANTARNIQLEVDSGVIAYIERFEDYSKTGYRFSLDKFRDKQLVSHLTARSITYDTTSVHKWIVKDYMIRAMDGMKESITKGDRIDTTLFMEPADFLIMKNQQEMLTSPQLSEYIDRQRQRGFANIKEFEIEYHKRIAMSFASFILTLIGVSLSSKKTKGGMGLHLGIGLALSFSYILFQTIASTFAVNGNVPPVIAIWIPNVLYAFVALYLYRKAPK
- a CDS encoding redoxin domain-containing protein, which gives rise to MRYVKWIFVVLLISSLTSFVEKDKTAGGLNVGDIAPDFKLQSMLAEQFKAGLSDLKGKYVVLSFWASYDAHSRMQNASLSNALRSTSRSNVEMVSISFDKYQSIFEETIRKDQIVTPICFVETKGEYSSLFKMYRLGQGFTNYLLDDNGVIIAKNISAAELSAYLTSNIIL
- the serB gene encoding phosphoserine phosphatase SerB; its protein translation is MQPLNTELILIRITGEDRPGLTSSVTEILAKYDATILDIGQADIHNTLSLGILCKTEEQHSGFIMKELLFKASSLGVTVRFYPITTKEYEDWVNMQGKNRYILTLLGRKLSARQISAVTRILSEQGMNIDAIKRLTGRIPLNECESHTKACIEFSVRGTPKDRIGMQEQLMQLATDLEMDFSFQLDNMYRRMRRLICFDMDSTLIETEVIDELAIRAGVGDKVKAITERAMRGEIDFIESFRERVALLKGLDESVMQEIAEKLPITEGVDRLMYVLKKYGYKIAILSGGFTYFGEYLQKKYGIDYVYANELEIENGKLTGRYLGDVVDGKRKAELLRLIAQVEKVDIAQTIAVGDGANDLPMLGIAGLGIAFHAKPKVVANAKQSINTIGLDGVLYFLGFKDSYIDVPK
- a CDS encoding DEAD/DEAH box helicase is translated as MKFSELQLNDQVLDALDAMRFDECTPIQEKSIPVILEGRDLIAVAQTGTGKTAAYLLPVLNNLSEGKHPEDSINCIIMSPTRELAQQIDQQMEGFSYFMPVSSVAVYGGNDGILFEQQKKGLTLGADVVIATPGRLIAHLSLGYVDLSRVTYFILDEADRMLDMGFYDDIMQIVKFLPKERQTIMFSATMPTKIQQLANNILNNPAEVKLAVSKPADKIVQAAYVCYENQKLGIIRNLFAEQTPERVIIFASSKLKVKEVTKALKQMKLNVGEMHSDLEQAQREDVMYEFKAGRINILVATDIVARGIDIDDIRLVINYDVPHDSEDYVHRIGRTARANNDGVALTFISEKEQTNFKNIEKFLEKDIYKIPVPEELGEAPEYRPRSGASGENRGNNGGRKKNKNNRNYKPKSQHS
- a CDS encoding DUF4738 domain-containing protein, which encodes MKKYAIGLCFIILLAACSSNSKNVKPAEEDLAAKKILQGIWVEEDTEMPLMRIEGDTIYYADPQNAPVAFKIIHDTIYVYGNEPITYKIDKQTEYSFWFHSLADEIIKMHKSENAEDSLAFTNREVEIIPATPGVIKKDSIVMYKDTRYRGYVYINPSKMKVTKTSYSENGYSVDNVYYDNVVHICVYEGRKMLYGQDITKKMFANVFPEGLLNQTILSDMNFTGVNSRGYHYQAILRIPESSVFNLVNITIDFNNKLNIKKAE